The segment GCGTGTATGCCGCCGTAGAAACTCCATCTCACGATGGATGAATCATTTAGGTCCAGCAATAATTTGAATCAAGTTTTTTTATGCACCGTCGACGCCTGCTACAGAGCTGTGAATAGAAGTTGTcggccaccagcaagtgcaAAGATAGGATATATGTATTTCCATTGTATTTCTAGATTTATCTTTGTAAAGAAAAACAGCCACAAAAAATATCATGTGATGTCATCTAAGCAATGATCGATGTCATCAAACTAGCAATTGGACGATGGTAGCAACTGAACACGAAGAAGAAGCCATGCTAGGCGATCGAGACAGCATGAAGATCGAGAAAAGATGAAGTAGGCTACCTGCTCGTGGCCGCGACGAGGAGCTGGCCGGACAAGCCAGAGATGATCGCGGTGCCTAGGAGCTGATCATCGCGGCTACGAGCAGGAGCAGATCGGCCGTCGTGACCTGATGGTGCTATCGTGAGGAGCTGATCGCGGCGGCGGACCGGAACAGATCGGCCGGGACCTGATGGTGCTATCGCGAGTTGATCGTGGTGAGATCGCGAAGCAGGAAGTCGATGCCAGGGAAGAGCCGCGGAATTTTCACCGCGCGCGCGGGAAGGGAATCGGCGACGTCTGCGCTCGCGATGGCAAGCCGATACGCGCGCGTATATTTGCGCGCGCGGCATCAAGGTTTGGCAAGTTGATAAGAATAGCAAGTTAAattggcaaactgttggagagtgaTTTTTCTTGATTTTGCTAAATTTTTAAGGATGACAAGCTCAatggcaaactgttggagatgctcttagtaacTCATATTTATCACTATGGACCGCTGAAACTGAAGCAGGCGTTCCTTGTCAATTCATGTTGCCTCGTCATTTCCTTTAGGGTCAGAAACTTTATCAACCCCAGCTGCTGTACATCTAATCTAACACTCTGCATTTCCTCTCCAGGTGTCGTGCAGGGACCTTTCCTTCCTGATACAGGAAGGCAGGGCTCATGAGTGGCACGCCAGCAGCAAGCAGTAGCCTACAGGCAGCCCTCTCATACTGCGTCAGGCAAGTCCGCGCCTATGACTACCACCACTACCTATGCCTTCTCCACCTGCCTCCGGCCATGCGCAAGGCAGCGTTCACCTTCCGTGCCTTCAACGTCGAGACAGCAAAGGCCATGGACGTCGTGTCCGACCCTCGGACTGGCCTCATGCGCCTCCTCTGGTGGAAGGACGCCGTCGACAAGGTCTTTGCCAAcaagctggtcgagcacccggTTGCCCAGGCGCTCTCTTCGGTCGTCGCAGACCACAAGGTTAGCAAGCACTGGCTCAAGCGGTCCGTGGAGGCGAGGATAAACGACGCCAACCATGACGAGGGCACCATTCCTGAGACGAGCACTGAGTTGGAGAGGTACGCGGAAGACACCCAGTCCACCATCCTTTACATGACCCTGCAGGCTGGTGGCATACAGTCCACTGTCGCTGATCATGCCGCCTCTCACATCGGCAAAGCCAGTGGGCTTCTGTTACTGCTCAAGGCACTGCCTCACCATGTAAATAAGCAAGGGACGGTACCTTATATCCCAGCTAGTGTGGCTGAGGAATGTGGCCTACTCACACGGGAGGGTGGCAGATCGGAGGTCAGGATGGACG is part of the Sorghum bicolor cultivar BTx623 chromosome 10, Sorghum_bicolor_NCBIv3, whole genome shotgun sequence genome and harbors:
- the LOC8066863 gene encoding NADH dehydrogenase (ubiquinone) complex I, assembly factor 6 produces the protein MSGTPAASSSLQAALSYCVRQVRAYDYHHYLCLLHLPPAMRKAAFTFRAFNVETAKAMDVVSDPRTGLMRLLWWKDAVDKVFANKLVEHPVAQALSSVVADHKVSKHWLKRSVEARINDANHDEGTIPETSTELERYAEDTQSTILYMTLQAGGIQSTVADHAASHIGKASGLLLLLKALPHHVNKQGTVPYIPASVAEECGLLTREGGRSEVRMDERLPDAVFKVASVAEAHLHKARELASSVPKKAIPVLLPAVPAQVLLDTLRRCEFNVFDSRLSRGVHGVSPLWYQLKLNWNAWRNKY